The genomic DNA GAGGGGCACATCTGGCTCGAACGTGGCTGCCGCGCACACGGATTGGTGCGCACCCTGTATGACGAGGATCCCGAGATCCTGTCCTACCTGGAGGAGTGGACCGCCCCGACCAAGGCCCACATCCCCGACGTCGCCGGGAACTTCGACCCGATTCCCTCGGCCTACCTGCGCGGCCTGCCCGAGATGCAGACCCAGCACACCTGCATCCTGCTGCAGGACATCGCCGAGACCTGCAACCTACGCTGCCCCACCTGCTTCACCGCCAGCTCGCCCGATCTGCGGCATGTGGTGCCGGTTGCGGACGTGCTGGCCAACGTCGACCAGCGGTTGGCCCGGGAGAACGGCCGCCTTGACGTCCTGATGCTCAGTGGTGGCGAACCCACCTTGCACCCGCACCTGGCCGACCTGCTCGACGAACTGGTAGCCCGGCCGATCACCCGGATCCTGGTCAACAGCAACGGGGTCCGCATCGCCAACGACGACGCACTGCTGGATCTGCTCACCACACACCGCGAACGGGTCGAGGTGTACCTGCAATACGACGGCTTGTCCGAACAGGCCCACCGCCATCACCGCGGCGGCGATCTCCGGCGCACCAAAGTCCAAGCCCTACAACGGCTCTCCGAGCGGGAGATCTTCACCACCCTGGTGATGACGACCGCACTGGGCATCAACGACGACGAGATCGGGGACATGGTCCGGCTGGCCCTGGAGACTCCGTACGTCGGCGGGCTCACCATTCAGCCGCAGTTCGGTTCCGGACGTTCGGGCGCGATCGACCCCATGGACCGGCTGACCCACACCGGGGTGCTCAAGCGGCTGGGCCCACAGACCGGCGGAGCCGTCACCTGGCGCGATCTGACCGCGCTGCCCTGCTCGCACCCGCACTGCTGTTCGGTCGGCTATCTGGTCCGTGACGACGGCGACCAGTGGCGCTCGCTGGTATCGCTGATCGGCGCCGAGAGCCTCAAAGCCAAGCTGGGCCTGGTGTCCAACAGGATCGCCGACACCGAGCTACCCCGCGAACTGCGCATGGCAGTGCAGGAGTCACTGCTCGGGCTGCTCTCGGAGCAGTCGTCGCTCTCGCATCCTCAGATCGGTGACGTCTGGCGCGCCATCTGTGAGGGCTGCGACCTGGGGATGGGGACTCTGCTGACGCTGGCGTCCTCGGCCCTGCCGGGCCGTCGCCGCAAGATCCGCAAATTGCTGGGCGAGCGGGTGGTGCGGCTGACCGTCAAGCCGTTCATGGACATGTCCACGATGATCGAGGAGCGGCTGACCCAGTGCTGTGTACACGTCGGCACCCGCTCCGGGCAGTCGGAATCGGCCCAACACCAGTGCGCGCCGTTCTGCGCCGTACAAGCCTGGCCCGCTCTGGGGCGGCAGCGGCTGTCCCTGTCGGTAGGGCAGGCATTACCGCTCATCGAGATTCGATGAGCCGGCGAACTGGCTGGTCATCGTCGTATTGGGGCCCGACCAGCGGCCTCTGCGACCAGGTCGACGGCGTTTTCTGCCAGGCACCGATGGCAGAAACTGTGAACTACTGTCCCTAACCGTCCTCTTAAGCTGATAACTTCGCATGAAGTGGGTGTCCCACTGCCGGGGGGCCTGCCACCTCTCTTTGGACGAGTCAGGAGTGAACGCCTTGAAGATGACGAATATCAGTGCGGCCTTTGCCGGAGCGGCTGTTGCCGCCGCGGCGATCGTCGCCACCGCCCCGATGGCGCTGGCCGACGACAGCGCCGTCACCACCGCCGCGCTCGGCAGCCAGGGCAAGCTGGACAATGGCACCCAGAGCTGGACGATCACCGACCTGAAGCCCAGCACTGACACCATCAACTACCAGCCCCGCGGCACCCTGTGGGAGGTCACCGCCACCAATGAGGCCCTCGAGGGCTCGGTGACGCCGATCGTCTCCAACTTCAACATCCGCGCCGCTGACGGACAGAACTACCGCGCGCTGTTCCAGGTGCCCAGCACGCAGGGCGTCAACCCGGCCACCCTGGCCCAGGGCCAGAAGACCAGCGGCAAGATCTACTTCGACGTGACCGGCGACCAGCCGACCTCCGTCGTGTACAACGCGGGCGGCCATGACGTCCTGGCGTGGGACAAGACCGCTGCACCCGCCGCAGCCCCGGCCGCCGGCGCTCCGAAGCGTCCGGCCCCCGCCGCGGCTCCGGCTGCCGCACCTGCGGCCGCACCGGCTGCCGGCACTCCCGCTGCTGCTCCTGCCGCCGCCTCCCCGGCCGCCGCGCCCGCCGCCATCCCGGCTGCACCGGCCGGCACCGGCGCAGGTAGCCGCGCGACGGACCTGCCTGCCGCAACCCCCGCCGCTCCGGGCGCTCCGGCCGCTCCGGCCGCAACCCCCGCCGCTCCGGGCGCTCCGGGCGCTCCCGCGGCAACCCCGGCCGGCACCGAAGCGGTTCCGGCCGCTCCGGCACCGGGCACCGAGTCCACCCCGGTCGCGCACGGCACGCCGGTCTCCGAAGGTGCACCGGCACCGGCCGCCACCGGTGCGGGCAACGCCGCCACCGCGATCTCGCCGGCCGAGGGCGTGCCCGCTGAAGGTGTCCCCGCTGAAGGTGTCCCCGCCGCTGTTCCGGGCGCTCCGGCAGCCCCGGCACCGGGTGCTCCGGCCGCTCCGGCTGCCCCCGGCACCGAGCCCGCGTTGGTTCCGGCCGGCACCCAGCCGGTCATCACGCCCGCCCCGGCCCCCGCGGTCGCCCCGGCGAGCAACCACGGGACCGTGTCCTGATCTGAGTAGTCAAGGCAACGGCCGGACGCGGGCAACCGCGTTCGGCCGTTGTTTTTGTGTGTGGAGCCGCGGACGCGCAGCCGCTTACGCGGAAACGGCGGGCAGAGAACCCGACGGGTCAGGCGATCGACAGCGCGATGCCGTCGAGAATGTCGTGCTCGCTGACCACCAGTTCACCGATACCGGCCCGCAGCCCGAGAACAGCCGCCAACTCCTCGACGATGATCGCACCGCCGCCGATCACATCGGCACGGCCGGCATGCATCGGGCCGAGTGCCAGACGTTCGGCTTTGGACATTCCTATCAGCTGCGCACACACCACGAGCAGCTCGTCGAACTCGATGCGGGACAGATGAATTGCGTCTGGGTCGTATTCGGTCATGTGCTGCGCCAGCGCCGACAGCGTGGTCATCGTCCCCGCCACACCCACCCACGTGCGCGCACCTTCGACCGGAACCACCCGCAACGCCTCGGCCAGGCCGTCACGAGCCATCACCCGTGCCTGCTCCACCTCGTCCGCGGTGGGTGGATCGGAGTGCAGGCACCGTTCGGTGAGCCGGACACACCCGATGTCGGCGGAGAAGCTCGCCTGCACGGCCGTCTCACCGAGCACCAGTTCGGTTGAGCCTCCGCCCAGATCGACCACGATAAACGGGCCCGCGGCAGGGTCGAGTTCACCGACCGCGCCGCGGAACGACAGCTCGGCCTCCTCGGTACCGGTGATCACCTCGGCCACCGACCCCGGGACCACCTTGCCCAGCAGGCGAGCGGTCATCGCGAAGAACTCGTCGCGGTTGCCGGCATCCCGTGCGGCCGAGGTGGCGACCATCCGCACCGCGGTCACCGAATGCTCGGCCATCAACGCCGCATAGTCAGCCAGCGCGGACTCGGTGCGCGCCAATGCTTCCGGAGCGAACTGACCGGTGGCGTCGACGCCCTGACCCAGCCGTACCACCCGCATCTCGCGGTGCACGTCGCGCAGCTTTCCGTCCACCACGTCGGCGATCAACAGACGAATCGAGTTGGTGCCACAGTCGATTGCGCCGACCCGCCTCAAACCCATACCTCTCGGTCCAGGATTCCCGCCATCGCAGGTTCGACCGCGAGCACCGCGAGCGCCTCGTCACCAAAGGGGTTGATGCCGGGGCCTTTTGCCAACGAGTGGGCCATCACCACATGCAGGCATTTGACCCGGTCGGGCATACCGCCGCCGGTGAACGTGGTACCCAACGATTCGATCGCGTCCCGCTCGGCCAGATACGACTCGTGCGCCCGCCGATACCCGGCAGCCAGCTCCTCATCCTGTTGCAGGCGTTCCGTCATCTCCCGCATCAACCCGGAGGATTCCAGCCGGCTGGCCGCGGCGGTCAACGCAGGGTGCGTCAAGTAGTACAACGTCGGGAACGGCGTGCCATCGGGCAATCTCGGTGCGGTCTTCACCACCCCGGGCTCGCCGTTCGGGCAGCGGTACGCGATCTCAAGGACACCGCGCGGTTCACGACCCAGTTGCCGCTCCACGGCCTCAATGTCGGCGGAATCAACCATGGGGACCTCCGGGCTCGGCCGGCGGCGGTGGCACAGGCGGCCCGCCGGGAGGAGGTCCGCCCGGCACTCGCGGCGCTCCGCCGATGGTGGGCGAAACCCCGTGCGGTTCATCGGCGATCGTGTGCCACAGCGAGGTGTACCAGGGCTGGCCGACAGGCACGGTCGAACCAGGCAGCACCGCCTCCCCCGGCTCACCTGACGCCACGGCCCCCTGGGGCAGCTGCACCTGATACGGGGTGTCGCCGGGCATGACGAAACCGAGCCGCTCCCTGGCCTGGGCCGCGATGTACACCGGGTCGGCCAGTTTGACCTTCTGCTGTTCGAGGCCGGCGATCTGGGTCCGCAACTGCTCCTCGCTGGCCTTGAGTTGTTTCATCTCGGTGCGCTGGGCGAAGTAGGTGCGGACCGGCCCGGCGATGGTCAGGGTCAGCACGCACACCACCGCGGCCAGAATTGCCGCCCGGCGCGCAGTCGACCCGAACCGCTGTTCAGACTGCAGCTCGGCCTGCTGCTGAGCTTGCACGGCAATGGCTTTGGTGACCGCCTCGTCAGCGACCGGCGCGGCCTGCGCCGGTCGGGACTCGGCCGTCCGGCGCTTGGGTTGTGAAGCGCGCGGCCGATTCGACTCCCCGGCCTTACCCGGCTTGCCGGGTCGGGAGGCCGGGGAGCGTCGCTTCGGATCGGGCCGCTTCGCTTCAGGCATCGACGTAGGGGGGCGCAGACGCCTGCGTTACTTGGCCTCGAACCGAGGGAACGCGAGATCACCCGCGAAACGCGCGGCGTCGCCCAGTGCCTCCTCGATGCGCAGCAGCTGGTTGTACTTGGCCACCCGCTCGCTGCGGGCCGGGGCGCCGGTCTTGATCTGACCGCTGCCCACCGCGACCGCGAGGTCGGCGATGGTGGTGTCCTCGGTCTCACCGGAGCGGTGGCTCATCATGGTGCGGTAACCGCTGTTGTGTGCCAGCGCAACAGCATCCAGGGTTTCGGTGAGCGTGCCGATCTGGTTGACCTTCACCAGCAGCGCGTTGGCGGCGCCACGCTCGATGCCGTCCTCGAGACGTTCCGGGTTGGTGACGAACAGATCGTCGCCGACCAGCTGGATCCGGTCGCCGATCGCCGAGGTCAGCGCCACCCAGCCGTCCCAGTCATCCTCGGACAGCGGGTCTTCGATCGACACCAGCGGGTAGGCGTCGATCAGACCGGCGTAGAACTCGGCCATCTGCTCGGCGGTGCGGGTCTCCTTCTCGAAGGCGTAACCCGAACCCTCCGTGTAGAACTCGGTGGCGGCGACGTCCAGCGCCAGCGCCACATCGCTGCCGAGCTTGAAGCCGGTGGCCTCGATGGCCGTCGCGATCAGGTCCAGGGCGGCCGTGGTGCCCGCGACGTCGGGCGCGAAGCCGCCCTCATCGCCGAGACCCGTGGACAGCCCCTGCTTCTTGAGCACGGCCTTGAGCGAGTGGTAGACCTCGGTACCCCAGCGCAGCGACTCCTTGAATGAGGGCGCGCCGATCGGGGCGACCATGAACTCCTGGACGTCCACCCCGGTGTCGGCGTGGGCGCCGCCGTTGAGGATGTTCATCATCGGCACCGGAAGGATGTGCGCGTTCGGGCCACCGAGGTAGCGGAACAGCGGCAGCGCGGCACTGTCGGCCGCGGCCTTGGCCACCGCGAGAGAGACGCCGAGGATCGCGTTGGCGCCCAGCCGGGACTTGTCCGCGGTGCCGTCGAGATCCAGCAGCGCCTGGTCGACGAGACGCTGATCGTCGGCGGCCAGGCCGATGATCGCCGGGGCGATCTCGTCGAGAACGGCCTCAACGGCCTTCTCGACGCCCTTGCCGCCGTAGCGGGAGCCGCCGTCGCGCAGCTCCACCGCTTCGTGCTCGCCGGTCGATGCGCCCGACGGCACCGCAGCCCGAGCGAACGTGCCGTCGGTCAGGGCCACCTCGACCTCGACCGTCGGGTTGCCACGGGAGTCGAGGATCTCGCGGGCTCCAACCTGCTCGATGATGGGCACTGGCTTCTCCTTATTGAGTCCGGCGTGTAGGGATGAGACTAGATCGTGGCGGGCGCGACGACGTGTTTGGGCTTGTCACACGTGTCACAGGCCGTGGCCGGCCGCGTACGCCGTCGCCCAGTCACGGACCATGCGGGCGTACTGGTCGGAGTTGTTGTAGGCCTTGAGCGCCGTCATCCAGCCCCTCGGGGTGGACAGGTCCTTGCCGTACCAGCACAGCAGACCGGCGGCCGAGAGCGCGGCGTCATCGAAGTTGTCCGGGCTCACGACCCCGTCGTTGTTGGCGTCCACCCCGAAATGACCCCAGGTCTCCGGGATGAACTGCATCGGCCCCATGGCACGGTCCATCAGCGGATCCCCGTCGAGCTTGCCCTTGTCGGTGTCCGGAATGCGCAGGTTGCCGGCGGTGCCATCCAATTGCACGCCACGGATGGGCGGGGTGACGTCGCCGTTGCGCGCGACCATCGCGCCGCGATAGGTGCCGTGATGGCTCTCGACCATGCCGATGCCGGCCAGCGTGGTCCAGGCCACCTTGCATTTGGGGTTCTCCACCTGGGCAACGCGCGCGGCGTAGGCGTAGGCCTCCAGGGCGTTGACGGGCATGCCCATGGCGGGCGCTCGCTGCGCCGCCCATTCGTGCAGCTGATCGGCTGGTCTGCCCTTGGCATAGGTGTCGATGGCAGGCACCGCGTCCCCGGCCGGCGGCGGCACGCCCTCCGGAATCGGCGTCCCCAGATGCCACGAACAGCTGGATGCCAACAGCAGCGCTGTCGCAGCAACTACGGCGACAGCCCGCAGCCAACGCACTGGCGACACCAGACTCCCTCAACCCCGCTCGATCTGATTGGCCATCGTCGCATGCGCGACTGTCGACGCGTCGGGCGACGGGCCCGCGCCAGCGGAACGGCAGGTGAACTCAGCCGGCCCCACAGGGCCCCCTGCTAAGGTGAGCCACGCCTTGCTATGGCAAGGCAAGGCTACATTTTTCATGGTGTTTTCACCCCGGTCGAACGAGGACGCTTTGATGACTGTCATCTCGGACGTTCCGACCAGCACGCTGGCCGCCTCCAACGTCACATCGCAAGTATTCGGCAGTGGGCTGATCGGTTTGCGGGAAGGCCTCGAAGCCGCCATCGTGGTGTCGATCCTGGTCGCGTTTCTGGTCAAATCCGAACGCCGCGACGCGCTCAAATGGGTGTGGCTGGGTGTCGGCGCCGCGATCGCCATGACCGTCACCGTCTTCCTGGTCATCCAGTTCGGCGAGAACACCATCAGCGGACTGGGCGCCGAAGCCATCGCCGGCATCGCCTCGCTGATCGCCGTCGTCATCGTCACCACCATGGTGCTGTGGATGAAAAAGGCGGCGGCCTCCATGTCCGGCGAACTTCGCGGCGAGATGTCGCAGGCTTTGGAGACCGGCGGCCTCGCGGTGGCGCTGCTGGCCTTCCTGGCGGTGGGGCGTGAAGGCGTCGAGACCGCGCTGTTCATGGTCGGCTACGCCGAGGCGGAGACACTCTGGCCGCTGACCGGCCTGATCATCGGCGTGCTGATCGCCGCAGCGATCGCCTACGGCATGTATGCGGGTGCCGTCCGGATCAACCTCGCCAAATTCTTCAAATACACCGGCGTCTTCCTGATCGTGGTGGCCGCCGGAATCCTGGCCTACGGCATCAAGGCGTTGCAGACCGTGGGCTGGATCCCCGGGCTCAGCGCCAAGGCCTTCGACATGAGCGGCGCCTTCGACTGGTCAGCCTGGTACGGCGAGATCATCCAGGGTGTCTTCAACATCGATCCGACGCCGACCGTACTGCAGTTCGGCGCGTGGCTGGCCTACATCGTTGTGGTGTTGGCGCTGTTCCTGAAACCGATGCGCGCCACCAGCGCCGCGTCGCCCAGCGCACCGACCGCTCCCGAGCCTTCCTCCGCGCCGACCGTCGAGCCGGAGACCTCCACCGCACCCGAAAGGTCGACCAAGTGAAGCTGACCCCTGTCGTCAAGACCGGATTCGCGGCGACCGCCGCGGTGCTGGCCGGCATTTCGATGAGTGCCTGCCAGGCCAAGGAGGCCGACAGCGGTAGTGCGAGCGGCGACGGGGCCAAGTCGGCGCAGATCACCGTCGATGCCTCGGATACCGAATGCAAGCTGTCCGGGACCACCGCGACGACGGGCGCCAGCACCTTCGTCGTCACCAACAGCGGCGACAAGGTCACCGAGTTCTACGTCTACGGCG from Mycobacterium sp. DL440 includes the following:
- the eno gene encoding phosphopyruvate hydratase, with translation MPIIEQVGAREILDSRGNPTVEVEVALTDGTFARAAVPSGASTGEHEAVELRDGGSRYGGKGVEKAVEAVLDEIAPAIIGLAADDQRLVDQALLDLDGTADKSRLGANAILGVSLAVAKAAADSAALPLFRYLGGPNAHILPVPMMNILNGGAHADTGVDVQEFMVAPIGAPSFKESLRWGTEVYHSLKAVLKKQGLSTGLGDEGGFAPDVAGTTAALDLIATAIEATGFKLGSDVALALDVAATEFYTEGSGYAFEKETRTAEQMAEFYAGLIDAYPLVSIEDPLSEDDWDGWVALTSAIGDRIQLVGDDLFVTNPERLEDGIERGAANALLVKVNQIGTLTETLDAVALAHNSGYRTMMSHRSGETEDTTIADLAVAVGSGQIKTGAPARSERVAKYNQLLRIEEALGDAARFAGDLAFPRFEAK
- a CDS encoding MPT63 family protein produces the protein MTNISAAFAGAAVAAAAIVATAPMALADDSAVTTAALGSQGKLDNGTQSWTITDLKPSTDTINYQPRGTLWEVTATNEALEGSVTPIVSNFNIRAADGQNYRALFQVPSTQGVNPATLAQGQKTSGKIYFDVTGDQPTSVVYNAGGHDVLAWDKTAAPAAAPAAGAPKRPAPAAAPAAAPAAAPAAGTPAAAPAAASPAAAPAAIPAAPAGTGAGSRATDLPAATPAAPGAPAAPAATPAAPGAPGAPAATPAGTEAVPAAPAPGTESTPVAHGTPVSEGAPAPAATGAGNAATAISPAEGVPAEGVPAEGVPAAVPGAPAAPAPGAPAAPAAPGTEPALVPAGTQPVITPAPAPAVAPASNHGTVS
- a CDS encoding septum formation initiator family protein, which gives rise to MPEAKRPDPKRRSPASRPGKPGKAGESNRPRASQPKRRTAESRPAQAAPVADEAVTKAIAVQAQQQAELQSEQRFGSTARRAAILAAVVCVLTLTIAGPVRTYFAQRTEMKQLKASEEQLRTQIAGLEQQKVKLADPVYIAAQARERLGFVMPGDTPYQVQLPQGAVASGEPGEAVLPGSTVPVGQPWYTSLWHTIADEPHGVSPTIGGAPRVPGGPPPGGPPVPPPPAEPGGPHG
- a CDS encoding lytic transglycosylase domain-containing protein translates to MSPVRWLRAVAVVAATALLLASSCSWHLGTPIPEGVPPPAGDAVPAIDTYAKGRPADQLHEWAAQRAPAMGMPVNALEAYAYAARVAQVENPKCKVAWTTLAGIGMVESHHGTYRGAMVARNGDVTPPIRGVQLDGTAGNLRIPDTDKGKLDGDPLMDRAMGPMQFIPETWGHFGVDANNDGVVSPDNFDDAALSAAGLLCWYGKDLSTPRGWMTALKAYNNSDQYARMVRDWATAYAAGHGL
- a CDS encoding DUF501 domain-containing protein encodes the protein MVDSADIEAVERQLGREPRGVLEIAYRCPNGEPGVVKTAPRLPDGTPFPTLYYLTHPALTAAASRLESSGLMREMTERLQQDEELAAGYRRAHESYLAERDAIESLGTTFTGGGMPDRVKCLHVVMAHSLAKGPGINPFGDEALAVLAVEPAMAGILDREVWV
- a CDS encoding radical SAM protein codes for the protein MGLRGDRLHRYVTAFCPHCHTEAPERPLADVARLAGILVEREGHIWLERGCRAHGLVRTLYDEDPEILSYLEEWTAPTKAHIPDVAGNFDPIPSAYLRGLPEMQTQHTCILLQDIAETCNLRCPTCFTASSPDLRHVVPVADVLANVDQRLARENGRLDVLMLSGGEPTLHPHLADLLDELVARPITRILVNSNGVRIANDDALLDLLTTHRERVEVYLQYDGLSEQAHRHHRGGDLRRTKVQALQRLSEREIFTTLVMTTALGINDDEIGDMVRLALETPYVGGLTIQPQFGSGRSGAIDPMDRLTHTGVLKRLGPQTGGAVTWRDLTALPCSHPHCCSVGYLVRDDGDQWRSLVSLIGAESLKAKLGLVSNRIADTELPRELRMAVQESLLGLLSEQSSLSHPQIGDVWRAICEGCDLGMGTLLTLASSALPGRRRKIRKLLGERVVRLTVKPFMDMSTMIEERLTQCCVHVGTRSGQSESAQHQCAPFCAVQAWPALGRQRLSLSVGQALPLIEIR
- the efeU gene encoding iron uptake transporter permease EfeU; the protein is MTVISDVPTSTLAASNVTSQVFGSGLIGLREGLEAAIVVSILVAFLVKSERRDALKWVWLGVGAAIAMTVTVFLVIQFGENTISGLGAEAIAGIASLIAVVIVTTMVLWMKKAAASMSGELRGEMSQALETGGLAVALLAFLAVGREGVETALFMVGYAEAETLWPLTGLIIGVLIAAAIAYGMYAGAVRINLAKFFKYTGVFLIVVAAGILAYGIKALQTVGWIPGLSAKAFDMSGAFDWSAWYGEIIQGVFNIDPTPTVLQFGAWLAYIVVVLALFLKPMRATSAASPSAPTAPEPSSAPTVEPETSTAPERSTK
- a CDS encoding Ppx/GppA phosphatase family protein: MGLRRVGAIDCGTNSIRLLIADVVDGKLRDVHREMRVVRLGQGVDATGQFAPEALARTESALADYAALMAEHSVTAVRMVATSAARDAGNRDEFFAMTARLLGKVVPGSVAEVITGTEEAELSFRGAVGELDPAAGPFIVVDLGGGSTELVLGETAVQASFSADIGCVRLTERCLHSDPPTADEVEQARVMARDGLAEALRVVPVEGARTWVGVAGTMTTLSALAQHMTEYDPDAIHLSRIEFDELLVVCAQLIGMSKAERLALGPMHAGRADVIGGGAIIVEELAAVLGLRAGIGELVVSEHDILDGIALSIA